ATGCGCTAACCGGGACTAATGGATTTTAAAACAGCTATAATGCTGTTTTTTATTTTTTTTTGAAAGGATTTTGTCGTTCAAAGTGGAATAATTTTAATAAGATGATGAAATTTTAGGAGGTTAGAAAATGAACTTAGAAGCAATTTTAAAAGAAAATGAAAATGCTCTCATAAATTCTGTTTGCGAGATTCTCAGGATAAGAAGTGTAGAAGAAAAACCATTACCCGGAATGCCTTTCGGAAAGGGTGTTGCCGATGCTTTAAATTATGTTTTAAAACTCTCAGAAAGTTTTGGCCTGAGGACAAAAAATTTGGATAACTATGTGGGTTGGGCAGAATGGGGAGAAGGAAAAGATTTAATAGGAATTTTAGTGCACTTAGATGTGGTTCCGGAAGGATCAAATTGGAGTCATCCTCCTTTTGGCGGGGAAATTCACGATGGTAAAATCTACGGAAGGGGAGCCTCGGATAACAAAGGACCTGCAATTGCTGCCCTTTATGCCCTTAAAGCTTTAAAGGATGCGAATTTAAACTTTAAAAAAAGGGTTAGAATAATTTTTGGTACAAATGAAGAGTCGGGTATGGAATGTATAAAATATTACTTACAAAAGGACGAGATGCCAGCGATGGGCTTTTCTCCGGATGCAGAATATCCGATAATAAATGGAGAAAAGGGGATATTAACCTTTTCCATAAAGGCCAAATTTGATGATAACAATGGGAGCATATTTTTAACGGGTGGAGAAAGAGCAAATATGGTGCCGGATTATGCCCATTGTGTAATAAATTATTACGATGGTCTGGAAAAGGACCTGGAAAACTTTAAAGGAAAGACAGGATTTTCTTTAGAGCTTGTTAAGAATGGGAGTGAGGCAACGATTAAATCTTATGGAGTTTCTGCCCATGGAAGTATTCCGGAAAAAGGCCAGAATGCGATATCAAGGTTGATTTCTTTCCTTGTGGAAATAAAAGCAGGAAGCCAGGGCCAAAGAGAGTTTTTAAAATTCCTTATGGACAAAATAGGCTTTGAGACAAATGGCAAGAGTTTGGGGATTAATCTTGAAGATGAAGTTTCAGGAAGGCTTACGTTAAATCTCGGTGTTATAAACATGAATGAAAATGAGGCGGAGGCAATAATAAACATAAGGTACCCCATCAGTTTCAAAGGAGAGGATATAATCGGGACAATTGAGCGGAATTTAAAAAAAGGCATCTTTATTGATAATGTTAAAAACAGTCCTCCTCATTATGTGCCCGAAGATAGTCCTATAGTTAAAGCCTTGAAAGCGGCTTATGAGAAGGTAACGGGAGAAAAGGCTTATTGCTTTACCATTGGAGGGGGAACCTATGCCAGGATGATGAAAAATACCGTGGCCTTTGGCCCTAACTTTCCGGGGAAACCCGAAGTAGCCCATGAAAAGGACGAATACATAGAAATTGAAGACCTGATTAAGAATTTTAAAATATACACTTATGTTTTAAAAGAATTAGCGTGCTGAATTTAATTATATTTATTTTAAGGAGGGCTTTAATTTATGGAATTAAAGGAACTTAAAGACCCGTATATTGACCGGCTTTTTGATGCGATTTTGATGATTAAAAATAAGGATGAGTGCTACCGATTTTTCGAAGATATTTGTACCATCGGGGAAGTAAAGGCTTTGGCCCAGAGATTGCAGGTAGCAGAGATGCTTAAAGCAGGGTATACATACGGAGAGATAGCCGAGAAAACGGGTGCAAGCACGGCTACAATCAGCAGGGTTAAAAGGTATTTACAGTACGGAGCTGATGGTTACAAAATTATATTGGAAAGATTGGAAGAAATGGATAAAAATAAAAAAAATAATGAGTAATGGAGGTTATAAAAATTGCAGGAGTTTTTAAAGGAACTAAACGACGCTCAACAAAAAGCAGTTACTTACGGCAGCGGTCCGATATTAGTGTTAGCCGGGGCGGGCAGTGGGAAAACAAGGGTCATTACTTACAGGATAATTTACCTGATTGAAAAAATGGGAGTAAAGCCGGAAAATATTCTGGCTATAACCTTCACAAATAAAGCAGCAAATGAAATGAAGGAGAGGGTACAAAGACTTTTAAAAGAAAAAGCGGAGGGACTTAATGTAAGCACGTTCCATTCGGCCTGTGTAAAAATTTTAAAGGAAAATGTGCCGTTATTGGGATATAAAAAGTATTTTGTTATTTATGATACTGATGATCAGCAGAGTATAATAAAACAATGTTTAAAGGAATTGAATTTGGATGAAAAAAAATATCCCTTGATGGCCTGTTTGGAAAAAATAAGCGGATATAAAGAAAAATTGATTTCTGAAACCGAAGCTTTCGATAGTGCCCGGGATATAAGAGAAAAGACATTCTCTAATATTTATTTATTGTACCAGAAAAAATTGAGGGAAAACAATGCTTTTGATTTTGATGATCTAATAATGAAGACCGTAGAGCTTTTTAGAAAGTATCCTGAAGTGCTGGATTATTACAGTGAAAAGTTTAAGTATATTCTTGTGGATGAATACCAGGATACTAACCATGCCCAGTACATTTTCATAAAACTTTTGGCGGAAAAGCACCGGAACCTTCTGGTTGTTGGAGACGATGACCAGAGTATTTATAGTTTCAGGGGAGCGGATATAAGAAATATTTTAGAGTTTGAGAAAGATTTCCCCGATGCTTTTGTGGTTAAACTGGAAAAGAATTATCGTTCTACCCAGACCATCCTGGATGCAGCCAATGAGGTAATTAAAAACAATTTTTCAAGGAAGGAAAAAAGGCTTTTTACCGAAAAGGGAAAGGGCGACAAAGTATTTTTTGCAGAGCTACAGAATGAACATCATGAAGCCCTTTTCATAGGTAATGAAATAGAAAAGCTAATTAACAATGGGTATTATTATAAAAACATCGCCGTTCTTTACAGAACCAATGCCCAATCCAGAGTTTTCGAAGAAGTTTTTCTGAAAATGGGCATCCCTCACAGAGTTTTTGGGGGAATCAGGTTTTTTCAGAGGAAAGAAATAAAAGACATCGTTGCTTATTTAAGGCTCATAGAGAATGATGAAGATAATATGAGCTTGAGAAGGATAATAAATGTGCCCCGCAGGGGAATAGGAAGTAAAACGGTAGAACAGCTGGAAATTATGTCTGATCAAACGGGTAAGTCTATATTCCGATTAATAATGGAGGATAACCTTCCCTTCTCCCATTCCCTATGCAGAAAATTGAAGGAATTTGCTCTGATGATTGAGGATTTAAGGGAGTTAAAGGAAAGGATTGGAATTCCCGAATTGATGGAGAGAATAATATTGAATACCGGCTATCTGGAAGAACTACAGAATGAAGGCACGGAAGAAGCAAATGATAGGATTGAAAATATAAAGGAATTAATTTCAGTTGCCCGGGAATTCGTTTTAAGAAATAGCGAGGGAACCTTAGAGGAATTTTTATCCGAAATAGCGCTTTATTCCGATTTGGACAAGTATAGCGACGAAGAGGATGCGGTTACCTTGATGACTCTTCATAGCGCGAAGGGCCTTGAGTTTTCCGTTGTCTTTTTAGCGGGATTGGAGGAAGGGATTTTCCCCCATTACAAATCCCTTTTCAATAACGCCGAGCTGGAAGAGGAGAGAAGACTTTGTTATGTAGGTATTACCAGAGCAAAGGAACTGCTTTACCTTACCAGAGCATGGCAGAGAAATTTATATGGAAGGTCTTCTTACTATGACAAATCCAGGTTTATCAAAGAGATTCCAAAAAGATTGATCAAGGATGTGACACCGGGAAAAGAGAATTTATTTGGCGAAGAAGTTGATTTGGTACCGGAAGAAAAAGATAACAAAATAGGAATTTATAAAGGTACATCCAATTCAACGGAAATTGAAAAACTTTCTTTTAACTTTAATCCCGGAGATAAAATTAAACATGCAAAATGGGGAGAGGGCATCGTAACGGAAGTTCACGGAACCGGTGAAGATGTAGAGATTACGGTATTTTTTGAAAAAGAAGGCAAAAAGCACCTTTTAGCCAAATACGCACCGCTTATTAAAATGAATTGACCTTACCTTGATTGGAGGTGGGGAAATGGATAGGGAAAAAGCTAAAAAAAGGATAGCCGAATTGAGAGAAATGATTAATTTTCATAATAAACAGTATTATGTTTTCGATAATCCTAAGATTACCGATTCGGAATTCGACAATTTGATGAAGGAACTGCAAAGACTTGAGGAGAATTTCCCTGAATTCATCACCCCCGATTCTCCTACTCAGAGGGTGGGAGGGGAACCCCTTTCGGCATTTGCCCAGGTAGTTCACCGGGTTCCTATGATGAGTTTATCCAATGCTTATACCAGGGAAGACCTGCTGGATTTCAACCGGAAGGTGGAAGAAATAGCAGGCTCAAAAGTGGAATACGTTGTTGAACTAAAAATAGATGGCCTGGCAGTCTCTATTACCTATGAAGATGGAATATATAAAAGGGCAGCAACGAGAGGCGATGGGGAAATTGGAGAAGATGTGACGCAGAATGTAAGGACTATTAAGAGCGTACCTTTAAAATTGGAATTTCCCGTGGATAAAAAACCGAGAATCATTGAAGTTAGGGGAGAAGTTTACCTTCCGAAAGAAGATTTTAAAAAACTCAATGAAGAGAGGGAAGAGGAAGGGCTTCCGCTGTTTGCAAACCCGCGCAATGCGGCTGCGGGCTCATTAAGGCAGTTAGATCCAAGAATTACGGCGAAAAGGCCTCTTAATATATTTGTTTACGGCATAGGGTATTACGAGGGAATTGAATTTTTCACTCACTTTGAAATTCTCAAGTTCTATGAGGAAGTGGGACTTAGAGTAAATCCTTATGCCAAACTTTTTGATAATTTTGCTGATGTCATAGATTACTGCATGAGCTTTGCTGAGAAAAGGCATGAGCTTCCCTACGAAATAGACGGTATGGTAATAAAAGTAAATTCCCTTGAATTACAGAGAAAGCTGGGATACACTGCTAAAAGCCCGCGCTGGGCTATAGCCTTCAAATTTCCTGCAGAGCAAAAAGAGACAACGGTAGAGGATATAATAGTAAGGGTGGGGAGGACGGGCGTTTTAACACCCACAGCTATCTTAAAGCCGGTTAGATTGGCAGGCAGTACCGTGAGCAAAGCAACGCTTCATAATGTGGACTACATAAAAGAAAAGGATATCCGGATAGGGGATAAAGTTATAGTAGAAAAAGCGGGTGACATAATACCGGAAATTGTGAAATCTTTAAAGGAAAAAAGAACCGGGGAAGAAAAGGAATTTGTAATGCCTGAAAATTGTCCCGAATGCGGGGAAAAAGTTATACGTCTTGCGGAAGAGGTAGCATACAGGTGCACCAATCCATCCTGCCCGGCACAGGTAAGAAGAAGTATAGAACACTTTGTCTCAAGGGATGCTATGGATATACGAGGGATGGGACCCGCAATTGTAAATGCACTTTTATCAAATGGATTGATTAAAGATGCCGCCGATATATATTATTTAAAAAGAGAAGACCTTATTCCTTTAGAGAGAATGGGTGAAAAATCCGTTGCCAACCTTTTAAAAGCCATTGAGGAAAGCAAAAAAAGGCCATTGGCAAGATTAATATATGCCCTGGGGATACCTTTTATTGGAGAAAAATCCGCTTCCATTCTCGCCGAGAATTTTTCATCCCTGGAAGACCTGATGAATGCTTCCTATGAAGATTTGATAAAAATACCCGAAATTGGAGAAAAAATGGCTCAAAGTATAATTGCTTTCTTCAACAATGAAGGAACCAAAAAATTTATAGTTAAACTGAGGAATGCGGGAGTAAATACTAAAGGTGAAGCGGAGAAAAAAAATAAAGAAGGAATATTTAACGGTCTTACCTTCGTAATAACGGGAACCCTGAGGAATTTTTCAAGAAGCGAAATAAAGGAATTAATTGAAAGCCTCGGAGGAAAGGTTACCGATAGCGTAAGTAAAAAAACCGACTATTTAATAGTGGGAGAAGAACCGGGGTCTAAATTTGAGAAAGCTCGAAACCTGGGAACAAAAATATTGAATGAGGAACAATTCTTGGAACTAATAAAAACTGAAAAATAAAATTACAAAACTTCGGTAATAAAAGCCAAATAATAACTGTTTATTTAAAAAAGAGGAGGCTCATAGAAAATGAAAGATATTCTTCTGATGACTCCTGGGCCTACCTACGTATCGGAAAGGGTAAGGCAGGCTATCTCTAAACCGATTACAAATCCTGATTTGGATGAAGAATTTTTTGCCTTTTACGATGATTTATGCTTTAAACTGGGGAAATTACTCAATACCAAAGAAGATGTACTTGTATTATGCGGGGAAGGAATTTTGGGTTTGGAGGCTTCCGTTGCCTCTTTGGTTGAACCCGGTGATAAGGTGCTTTGTGTGGCTAACGGTGTTTTTGGAGAAGGTTTTGGCGATTTTGTAGAAATGTACGGTGGTGTACCCGTATATATTAATAAAGAATACAATGAACCTGTAACTATAAAAGATTTAGAGAATGCTTTGAATAAAAACCCTGACGTAAAAATAGCAACTGTTGTCCACTGCGAAACTCCAGCTGGGCTTATAAATCCTATAGAAGAATTATGTCCGTATTTACACGAAAGAGAAATTATTACAATAGTTGATGCTGTTTCCTCTATCGGAGGCATAAGGATAAATACGGATGAATGGGGTATAGATGTTATTCTTGGAGGGTCTCAAAAATGTTTATCAGCCCCTCCTGGTTTGAGTTTTCTTTCTGTAAGTAAAAAGGCCTGGGAAAAAATAAAAAACAGAAAGACTCCTATTAGAGGTTATTACCTGAATTTACTTTTATGGCAGGAAATGTGGAAGGAAAAGCGCATCTTCCCTTATACGCAGCCCGTTTCGGATATTTACGGCTTAAGCGAAGCGGTAAAAATAGCTTTGGAAGATGGGGAGGATATTTACCGGAGGCATAAAAAAATAGGGAAGGCCGTTAGAGAAACTTTGAAACAGGCAGGATTTCAAATTTATCCTTTAGAAGGGTTCGAATCGGATACGGTGACGGCCTTTAATATTCCCGAAGGTATTGACGATGTAAGGTTTAGAAGGCATCTGTTTGAAAAATACGGAGTAATGATAGCAGGCAGCTGGGGAAAACTTTCCGGCAGGGTATGGAGAATAGGACATATGGGAGAAAATGCAAGGGATGACAGGGTATTCAAGTTTTTTGCGGAATTCCAAAAAGCGCTTCAGGATTTTCATTGGGATATTAATGGTAATGGAAAAAAACTTTCAGAAATATTCGCCGGAAATTTATGATTTTCCGGCGATTAATTTTATTGTATATAGCTGGTTAAAATGATAAAATAATACTCGTTAAAAAATGAGAAAGAGGTGAAAATGTGAAGATTAGCAAAGAAACCGTAGAACATGTTGCTAATTTAGCGAGACTTTACCTGAACGATGAAGAAAAAAAAGAAATGGCAGAAAAATTAAGTTCTATTTTGGAATATATGGATAAATTATCCGAATTGGATACTTCAAATGTTCCTCCTACATCCCATGTAATTCCAATTCATAATGTCTTTAGAGAAGACGTTGTTATGGAAAGCCTTCCTTTGTCAGAGGTATTAAAAAATGCTCCGGACAGCGAAAAGGGTTTCTTTAAAGTCCCGAGGGTTATTGAAGAATAAAGGCGAATAGGAGGTAACAAAATTGAAGCTTTATGAACTTACAATTCACGAAGCTCATGAACTCTTAAAAAAGGGTGAGATATCTTCAAAGGAATTAACACTTTCTGTCATAGAGAGAATTCAAAAGGTGGAGGATAAGGTTAGAGCCTATGTAACCATCAACGAAGAAGAAGCTCTTAAAAATAGCGAGGAAGTTGACAATACCAGGGACTTTTCAACATTCTTATCGGGTATTCCTGTGGCAATCAAAGATAATATATGTACATATAATTTGCGGACTACCTGTTCTTCGAAAATATTGGAAAATTTCATTCCCCCTTATGACGCAACCGTTATCAAAAAATTAAAAACAAATAATGCAGTAATAATTGGAAAGACGAATATGGATGAATTTGCCATGGGCTCTTCTACTGAAAACTCCGCTTTTTTCCCGACAAGAAATCCGTGGGATCAAACAAGGGTTCCGGGGGGATCGTCCGGTGGCTCTGCAGCAGCTGTGGCCGCGGATGAATGTATATATGCCCTTGGTTCCGATACCGGCGGTTCTATCAGACAACCGGCAAATTACTGCGGAGTGGTAGGATTAAAGCCCACATATGGAAGGGTATCCAGGTACGGTCTTGTCGCATATGCTTCTTCCCTCGACCAGATTGGCCCTATCACCAAAGATGTAACGGATTGTGCCATAGTGCTAAATAGTATTTGCGGATGGGATGAGAAGGATTCTACATCCGCTGATGTTCCTGTCGATGATTTCACTAAATACCTTGTAGAAGATGTACGGGGTTTAAGGGTAGGGATTCCAAAAGAATACATGGGCGAAGGTATTGATGAAGACGTAAAATCGGCAGTTTTATCTACAGCCAAATTACTGGAGAAAATGGGAGCTTTTTGTGAAGAAATTTCCCTTCCCCATACCGAATATGCCCTGTGGGCATATTATATTATTGCCCCGGCGGAGGCGAGCTCAAACCTTGCCAGGTACGATGGAATAAGGTATGGAGTAAGGGCAAAAAATTACGACGATTTAATAGATTTATATAAAAAGACCCGAAGCGAAGGTTTTGGGGCTGAAGTAAAAAGGAGAATAATGCTTGGTACCTATGCTTTGAGCGCCGGTTATTATGATGCCTATTATTTAAAAGCTCAGAAAGTCAGGACTCTTGTCAAAAGGGACTTTGATAGAGCCTTTGAAAAATATGATTTAATTTTATCTCCCGTAGCCCCATCTACGGCTTTTAAAATAGGAGAGATGGTGGACGATCCTTTGAAAATGTACATGTCCGATGTATGCACCATTCCCGTCAATATGGCCGGTCTTCCGGCAATTTCGATACCGGTTAGTTTTTCAAACGCTTTACCGGTGGGGATACAGCTTATAGGAAAGGCTTTCGGCGAGGGAACCCTGCTTAAAGTTTCTTATACCTTAGAAAAAGCTGTTAATTTGGAAAAGAGAAAGCCGCAACTTGATTGAGGAGGTTGTAAGATGTCTTACGAAACCGTAATCGGCCTTGAGGTACATGTAGAACTGCTTACAAAATCCAAAGTTTTCTGCGGTTGCAGCACGGAATTTGGAAAAGATGTAAATACTCACTGCTGCCCGGTATGCCTCGGAATGCCCGGCGTTCTTCCCGTTACAAATAAAAAAGCGGTGGAATATGCGATAAAAGCTGCCCTCGCATTAAACTGCGAGATCGCCGAGTATTCCAAATTTGACAGGAAAAACTATTTTTACCCGGACCTGCCAAAAGCATACCAAATTTCTCAGTATGACATGCCCCTGGCAAGAAAAGGTTATATTGAAATAGAGATTGATGGCAATGTTAAGAGAATAGGGATTAACCGGCTTCACCTGGAAGAAGATGCGGGTAAGCTTGTCCATGAAGAAGGCAAGGGTTATTCCCTTGTGGATTTAAACAGGACGGGAGTGCCCCTGATAGAAATCGTATCCGAGCCTGACATGAGGTCCGCGGAGGAAGCATGGCTTTATTTAAACAAGTTAAAGACAATACTTCAGTATATTGAGGTTTCCGACTGTAAAATGGAGGAAGGTTCTTTACGATGTGATGTAAATATTTCCCTGAGGCCTGCGGGTTCGGAAAAGTTCGGAAAGAAGGTGGAAATTAAAAATTTAGGGTCTTTTAAAGCTGTAAAACGGGCTCTGGAATACGAAGAAAAAAGGCAGAGGGAACTCCTAACACAGGGCTTTGAAGTGGTTCAGGAGACGAGAAGGTGGGATGAAGCAAGGGGCATTACCACATCCATGAGGAGTAAGGAGGAGGCCCACGATTACAGGTATTTCCCCGATCCCGATCTTGTACCGATGATTATTGATAAAAAATGGGTAGAAGAAATCAAAACCACCTTACCCGAATTACCCGATGAAAAAAAGAAAAGGTACATGAGGGATTTCGGTCTTCCCGAATACGATGCATCGGTAATAACCTCCAGCAAGTCCTTTGCAAAATTTTATGAAGAATGCGTAGAACTTTATCATGACCCAAAAATAGTAAGCAACTGGGTTATGTCCGAGCTACTGGGACTGTTAAATGAAAAGGGCATGGAAATTGATGAAGTAGTTTTTAAACCTGCTGATTTTGTAAAAATGCTGAAACTTATAGATAATGGCACCATAAGCGGGAAAATAGCCAAGGATGTGTTCAAGGAGATGTTTGAAACCGGGAAAGACCCTGAAGTGATTGTTAGAGAAAAAGGATTGGTACAGATAACCGATGAAGATGAAATAAGAAAGGTAGCTCAAAAGGTTATAGAAGAGAACAAAAAATCCGTTGAAGATTACAAAAGTGGAAAGGAAAAGGCCTTTGGATTTCTTGTTGGTCAAATTATGAAAGAAACTAAGGGCAAGGCAAATCCTCAATTGGCGAATAAGGTTTTAAAAGAACTATTAGGATAAAGACCAATAAAAGAGAGGTATTGATTTATTTTGTTAAAAATTTATATTGATAAAAAGGGTGTTTTAAAATAAAATATTTGCTGTATTCATTTTTAGCCTTTTAAAGGCTTTTTTTATTTGTAGTTATAACATGTCAGACAACATTTTAAGATTAAATATCGGTTAAGAAGGAAAAATGAATTTTGTGGAGAATATATAAATTATGTCAAAATTAAAAACTTGGTTAAATTTTCACTTGTTATTCTAAGTTTTTAAATTT
This genomic stretch from Thermovenabulum gondwanense harbors:
- the gatA gene encoding Asp-tRNA(Asn)/Glu-tRNA(Gln) amidotransferase subunit GatA, producing MKLYELTIHEAHELLKKGEISSKELTLSVIERIQKVEDKVRAYVTINEEEALKNSEEVDNTRDFSTFLSGIPVAIKDNICTYNLRTTCSSKILENFIPPYDATVIKKLKTNNAVIIGKTNMDEFAMGSSTENSAFFPTRNPWDQTRVPGGSSGGSAAAVAADECIYALGSDTGGSIRQPANYCGVVGLKPTYGRVSRYGLVAYASSLDQIGPITKDVTDCAIVLNSICGWDEKDSTSADVPVDDFTKYLVEDVRGLRVGIPKEYMGEGIDEDVKSAVLSTAKLLEKMGAFCEEISLPHTEYALWAYYIIAPAEASSNLARYDGIRYGVRAKNYDDLIDLYKKTRSEGFGAEVKRRIMLGTYALSAGYYDAYYLKAQKVRTLVKRDFDRAFEKYDLILSPVAPSTAFKIGEMVDDPLKMYMSDVCTIPVNMAGLPAISIPVSFSNALPVGIQLIGKAFGEGTLLKVSYTLEKAVNLEKRKPQLD
- the gatB gene encoding Asp-tRNA(Asn)/Glu-tRNA(Gln) amidotransferase subunit GatB, producing the protein MSYETVIGLEVHVELLTKSKVFCGCSTEFGKDVNTHCCPVCLGMPGVLPVTNKKAVEYAIKAALALNCEIAEYSKFDRKNYFYPDLPKAYQISQYDMPLARKGYIEIEIDGNVKRIGINRLHLEEDAGKLVHEEGKGYSLVDLNRTGVPLIEIVSEPDMRSAEEAWLYLNKLKTILQYIEVSDCKMEEGSLRCDVNISLRPAGSEKFGKKVEIKNLGSFKAVKRALEYEEKRQRELLTQGFEVVQETRRWDEARGITTSMRSKEEAHDYRYFPDPDLVPMIIDKKWVEEIKTTLPELPDEKKKRYMRDFGLPEYDASVITSSKSFAKFYEECVELYHDPKIVSNWVMSELLGLLNEKGMEIDEVVFKPADFVKMLKLIDNGTISGKIAKDVFKEMFETGKDPEVIVREKGLVQITDEDEIRKVAQKVIEENKKSVEDYKSGKEKAFGFLVGQIMKETKGKANPQLANKVLKELLG
- a CDS encoding YerC/YecD family TrpR-related protein gives rise to the protein MELKELKDPYIDRLFDAILMIKNKDECYRFFEDICTIGEVKALAQRLQVAEMLKAGYTYGEIAEKTGASTATISRVKRYLQYGADGYKIILERLEEMDKNKKNNE
- a CDS encoding pyridoxal-phosphate-dependent aminotransferase family protein; the encoded protein is MKDILLMTPGPTYVSERVRQAISKPITNPDLDEEFFAFYDDLCFKLGKLLNTKEDVLVLCGEGILGLEASVASLVEPGDKVLCVANGVFGEGFGDFVEMYGGVPVYINKEYNEPVTIKDLENALNKNPDVKIATVVHCETPAGLINPIEELCPYLHEREIITIVDAVSSIGGIRINTDEWGIDVILGGSQKCLSAPPGLSFLSVSKKAWEKIKNRKTPIRGYYLNLLLWQEMWKEKRIFPYTQPVSDIYGLSEAVKIALEDGEDIYRRHKKIGKAVRETLKQAGFQIYPLEGFESDTVTAFNIPEGIDDVRFRRHLFEKYGVMIAGSWGKLSGRVWRIGHMGENARDDRVFKFFAEFQKALQDFHWDINGNGKKLSEIFAGNL
- the gatC gene encoding Asp-tRNA(Asn)/Glu-tRNA(Gln) amidotransferase subunit GatC, encoding MKISKETVEHVANLARLYLNDEEKKEMAEKLSSILEYMDKLSELDTSNVPPTSHVIPIHNVFREDVVMESLPLSEVLKNAPDSEKGFFKVPRVIEE
- the pcrA gene encoding DNA helicase PcrA — translated: MQEFLKELNDAQQKAVTYGSGPILVLAGAGSGKTRVITYRIIYLIEKMGVKPENILAITFTNKAANEMKERVQRLLKEKAEGLNVSTFHSACVKILKENVPLLGYKKYFVIYDTDDQQSIIKQCLKELNLDEKKYPLMACLEKISGYKEKLISETEAFDSARDIREKTFSNIYLLYQKKLRENNAFDFDDLIMKTVELFRKYPEVLDYYSEKFKYILVDEYQDTNHAQYIFIKLLAEKHRNLLVVGDDDQSIYSFRGADIRNILEFEKDFPDAFVVKLEKNYRSTQTILDAANEVIKNNFSRKEKRLFTEKGKGDKVFFAELQNEHHEALFIGNEIEKLINNGYYYKNIAVLYRTNAQSRVFEEVFLKMGIPHRVFGGIRFFQRKEIKDIVAYLRLIENDEDNMSLRRIINVPRRGIGSKTVEQLEIMSDQTGKSIFRLIMEDNLPFSHSLCRKLKEFALMIEDLRELKERIGIPELMERIILNTGYLEELQNEGTEEANDRIENIKELISVAREFVLRNSEGTLEEFLSEIALYSDLDKYSDEEDAVTLMTLHSAKGLEFSVVFLAGLEEGIFPHYKSLFNNAELEEERRLCYVGITRAKELLYLTRAWQRNLYGRSSYYDKSRFIKEIPKRLIKDVTPGKENLFGEEVDLVPEEKDNKIGIYKGTSNSTEIEKLSFNFNPGDKIKHAKWGEGIVTEVHGTGEDVEITVFFEKEGKKHLLAKYAPLIKMN
- the ligA gene encoding NAD-dependent DNA ligase LigA, which produces MDREKAKKRIAELREMINFHNKQYYVFDNPKITDSEFDNLMKELQRLEENFPEFITPDSPTQRVGGEPLSAFAQVVHRVPMMSLSNAYTREDLLDFNRKVEEIAGSKVEYVVELKIDGLAVSITYEDGIYKRAATRGDGEIGEDVTQNVRTIKSVPLKLEFPVDKKPRIIEVRGEVYLPKEDFKKLNEEREEEGLPLFANPRNAAAGSLRQLDPRITAKRPLNIFVYGIGYYEGIEFFTHFEILKFYEEVGLRVNPYAKLFDNFADVIDYCMSFAEKRHELPYEIDGMVIKVNSLELQRKLGYTAKSPRWAIAFKFPAEQKETTVEDIIVRVGRTGVLTPTAILKPVRLAGSTVSKATLHNVDYIKEKDIRIGDKVIVEKAGDIIPEIVKSLKEKRTGEEKEFVMPENCPECGEKVIRLAEEVAYRCTNPSCPAQVRRSIEHFVSRDAMDIRGMGPAIVNALLSNGLIKDAADIYYLKREDLIPLERMGEKSVANLLKAIEESKKRPLARLIYALGIPFIGEKSASILAENFSSLEDLMNASYEDLIKIPEIGEKMAQSIIAFFNNEGTKKFIVKLRNAGVNTKGEAEKKNKEGIFNGLTFVITGTLRNFSRSEIKELIESLGGKVTDSVSKKTDYLIVGEEPGSKFEKARNLGTKILNEEQFLELIKTEK
- the pepV gene encoding dipeptidase PepV gives rise to the protein MNLEAILKENENALINSVCEILRIRSVEEKPLPGMPFGKGVADALNYVLKLSESFGLRTKNLDNYVGWAEWGEGKDLIGILVHLDVVPEGSNWSHPPFGGEIHDGKIYGRGASDNKGPAIAALYALKALKDANLNFKKRVRIIFGTNEESGMECIKYYLQKDEMPAMGFSPDAEYPIINGEKGILTFSIKAKFDDNNGSIFLTGGERANMVPDYAHCVINYYDGLEKDLENFKGKTGFSLELVKNGSEATIKSYGVSAHGSIPEKGQNAISRLISFLVEIKAGSQGQREFLKFLMDKIGFETNGKSLGINLEDEVSGRLTLNLGVINMNENEAEAIINIRYPISFKGEDIIGTIERNLKKGIFIDNVKNSPPHYVPEDSPIVKALKAAYEKVTGEKAYCFTIGGGTYARMMKNTVAFGPNFPGKPEVAHEKDEYIEIEDLIKNFKIYTYVLKELAC